The Homalodisca vitripennis isolate AUS2020 unplaced genomic scaffold, UT_GWSS_2.1 ScUCBcl_10331;HRSCAF=19161, whole genome shotgun sequence genome contains the following window.
taattaattacaataatttgatttcaaTCCATTTAAACTCAACATGTGAAATAAAGCTAACAGAGACATGTactatttcttttaaatgaaccgtaaaattacattttgtacatacgtattttaattaattcacagACAGCTctaaacatttctttcgagcgtaacggttaaggtaaattttaagaacgctggactctGCGCAGCACTTGTGGTTACAGTCGGGGAACAAGTTTGGAAACGTCGCCCAGTTCTCGTTGCGCCGCTCGAAtggtcacgggcaaaataggctcctcccctCAAaatgcactctcttgtggttttacTTTGTATAGTATTGATAACTGTTGTGTTTACTGTGTTATTTGGCCACAGGTACTACAGAGCTCCCTGGCAGTTTGTCGTACAACCCTCTGTAAATAAGCAATAGGTTAATATCATAACAGTGTCGTATTACTATGTTATTTTCAATTGAATTCTTGAAATTAATTTCTACTAAATGACGGTACCgatttaattaatctaattttttaacaatgagTAATCTTACCGTCAACTGAGCATAAAACtcctatttttaatacataaccaTATCTAAAacgtaatagtttatttttacaatgatttataCCTTTGTTAAACAATTCTGAAATTTTGTATCAGGCTATTTACTGTTATCTATCACTACATATACCTCATACATCTAACAATATATTCTTGTTACTTATTTTATAGCACAAACCCAAAGTAAAATGAGGCTGCCTAAATCACATATATCTCATTCAGTTGTGCAGTAgtaaacagtaatttataaattgacctaagtgaaataactattattcttTTTGTTAATTACTGGACTCTACGTTTATTAATATCAAGATCgattattaaacatgttaaactATGTTTAGAACAAACGGTTTTAAACTGTGAAAATAGCAACTTCCATAGTGGGGTAAATCAAATAAATTCAAGTATCGTGTTAATAAGAGTGTTTCGAACGggaaatgtttaacatttttgtagCAGCACGTGTAATGTTTATACTCAGATTGTCCAACTATACATTAGCTAGTTTATCCTATCAAGGATGCTTGGTAAAGTGCGCAAACGCAGCGTTTAGAGACCAAAGCTTTAACAGAAAACCAATGATTACATTCTATgtagctcttttcttattgtaattataaaaaaatttaaaagcagaGCTTCTAAAAAATGATACTATagtttattttctgcatacaacACTTCCTTTGCTCAAGGAACGACATCATAAGACCCACGGACAGTGTTCCTTGAGCACGGAAAGGCCtcacagtaaataaaaaagtaggcTTATATTATTTggagtatttgtttttaaatttatagaacaaTGATTGTTTTTGGGTTGGCTATTATATCATTTTCGCATTGAGATTTTCAATGAATGGAACACCagaataatattgtattacataacataagcaatgtaaaatgttataggTTACTTTTTTGAGGAAACTCGGTtcggaaatgaaaaaaaaaacttccagCCGAGTGAGAACCcgatagattacaataagacccaAATAGATGGGTTTATGCCTATCTTGCCAATCattggggcaggtgaagccaggtGCCCCATGTTATCGTGGGATAGAAACTCACAACTCTAGAACGTTCCGATTAGTGTAAGATATTCATTTCTCTCAATCACCGTTATCAATCAACTCGAGATCAACCCTactacttagaataaagaaaatactttgaaactttgtatgagtgaagtcaatAAGCTATTGGATGTCCTGAGAGTatcattcaaatgtttaaaaaaatagtattttcaatttaaataattaaataaagacgagaattatttttacattttaaaactatgacataaaaaagttaagtCGGCTGCGTACTTTTGTTGCCGATTTTTTGGtcagtttaagtttaaaaacggtggaaaatggttttgttaaatagttgaagttttcagaacatattttcttttttaattagctcttatggttTGGCCTAAAATGAGTTTGTGTAGACGTTAGTTTACGAGTGTCCTCCCCGCAAGGCGCACCCCTCCTTCCGTTCGTACCGAGCCGGTTCCCATCTGTTAATATCCACGTATCGTACATTATAGCATAAAATCCAAACGTGAGTAGAACACCCTGAAAAAAGTTACTATTATACAGTATCATATCTCTACAAATAATAACATCACACCACTTATGTAATTAAAGGAAGGAAATTCAAtcagaaaacaaaaatctaaaaacaagtATAACAAAGGAGTTCAATGagctatttattttttgcaataagATACACACATAATGATGAGCAAATTGTATGTATAAGCGTGGATAACCAAATAATATTAGGGAAACATGACTATACCAATCCTTATAATTCCTTCATCTCAAAAAagccaaaaatacaaatatctaaaGTTTAATGATTACATAATgtaacaaagtgtataaaggaataaataaaaatattgtgttaagtcctgtaaacatttattaaacaattagtCACACGGCAATTAAGGTAAAgatttatagataaaattataataaagtatggaaaatgacttaaatgtacaataaaataaatatggttcAGATCTTTACGAACTCAGTTAATTAAtgtaactaatctgtaatactcagttgagaagaggaggaagttttaagtcatacattataaatgttagtttattgaccttCGTTTATTGACGCTTTATCAAACAGTCCGAATTCTGAGAAATTGATCCTATAAGGAACAATCTTCAgcttgaaagtttaatttttcctttttattgaagCATCCAAAAGCAACACATGACATAGGCATTGTGCGTTTGTGAAGACAACATCATCCACAacataaacaagttaaacaaGAGTATACAACAAGATGTTTAGCAACACGCTGGAAGCACACGCGTCAGTAAGCGGAGTGTATAGCAGGTGACTACAGTAAGCTCGACATGGGCGAAGTGAAGAGCGGGGGAGCAAggcgacgctcctcagtagggtgactcacgcccgcgccgccatattgttgagtattagccgctccgcagtggcttcacctgcgagcacccgatgtcctatctattggtcttattgtaatctatggtgAGAACCCACTATACACCAGAAAATATCCAAACAGTTCTTCATATTGTCATTCAGCGTGTCAAACTTACGTAGAAGTGGTCAAGATTCAGACTCAGGATATTCACCCACACAAACTTCTAATTGCTCAGAGAATTAAAATCTAACACGTATTTGTTTCATCCTTGGTTCGGTAAACAGTAAACGAcaacaatgaatttttttaaccTGTGGATTGTTAGACAAAGAGTATGACACCACACATTTTCACAAATAATTGACACAGTCTGTTTCAATAAGATGGAAGAACGTCAGGAACTGCACGGGTTTTGATGGTAGCAATACCCAGATCCCATGACCTTCTGGCTTGTGTTTTTTTAGTTCCATCATCTTGAAAGCGACGTCTTTCTTGGTCGACCTTCGATAACAGAAGACTTGAAAGCCAAGAGCGGATTTCCATTTCAGATGGTATGTTAAACCATAAAAAGAGGCTTCATGATTAATTTAACCATGATGGATTGTTCTCTTACTGACCGGCAAGATGTATTGTCaaactacaatttactttatttattcttaaagccactatttttacttttacaaggtaaattttttaatgtttattatataatttaacttttaaaatatttcgtttcTTTGTACTAACATATGCCTGATTTACAGCCGTATTCCTTAACTTTGATATGGATATTGacgttttaaaataacagttcttACTTGTAGGAGCGATTGGGCATCGGTAGATGCACACTGCTTTATTCACGTTCAAGAAATACACTTGGTACTGTCCATCGTCATCTGAAAAcaacaaacataattaattaacagtAAATTAGTGCAAGTTCGCCCTTCAAGCATGGTTCCTATATCCGTTTTATAACATATTACTCATCAGTTTTCTCATTCACCTCACGgtctttattacaattatatcgAACTAAAGAATCAATATAATGGAACAGTTGTTAATTGATTGGTTTCACTTTATTTCCCCCGCATGAAGCATGTAAACACTTACATCTTATGTAGTGTATGAATGGAGTATTGTATAACATGCAtgatatgtaaatataatgtgATAGTAAATATAGCCATTTGTAGTTCTGATTGCGGAACCAAATGCCCAAAAAGCATTACACTGGTTTTCATAACTTAAATGCTATGTGTGTGATGATCTTACAAATGTCATTTATATGGCCGCATCCAACTTCTTCCTGGCGGTAAGATACTTGCAGAGGAGGCGTGactctaaaacaaaatttaaatcgtATTAGATTTATGTTTCGTTATTTCGTTTAAACAAATTTCTAACAACAAGATATTTCCTGAAGatgcaaaattttcaattttgtcctgtaCATTATTAAATGCACTATTATATAAAGTGATGTTCAGtttaataaatgcaataatttgaattttaatctcACAGAGGATGTTTGCAATTTTAATCTCAGACCATTTGGTGGTGAGACCAGAGCAAGCTCATTCAACTGCTGTCCAATACGTAATAGTAAGTAGATATTTGGACTAAAACTACggttaaaatacttatataatacaatacatattaacTTAATTGCaggttaattataaaaaatattattacacagaATTTATGacaatttactaaattatatactCATTTTTGAAGTAGGCAGTGAAGTTCGCGTTAGCCTTTTTGTCTTCCGGGGCATGAATCATGATTTTTGAACATTTCATATAGTCTTGGACATCGGTCTCATGCAGCACAGCAGTTGTAACGGGAGACATAGTATGTAACTGTAACATAACTCCAATATTTCATATAGTCTTGGACGTCGGCCTCATACAGCACAGCACTTATAACGGGAGACATAGTATGTAACTGTAACATAACTCCAATATTTCATATAGTCTTGGACATCGGTCTCATGCAGCACAGCAGTTATAACGGGAGACATAGTATGTAACTGTAACATAACTCCAATATTTCATATAGTCTCGGACATCGGCCTCATGCAGTACAGCAGTTATAACGGGAGACATAGTATGTAACTGTAACATAACTCCAATATTTCATATAGTCTTGGACATCGGTCTCATGCAGCACAGCAGTTATAACGGGAGACATAGTATGTAACTGTAACATAActccaatattttatatagtctCGGACATCGGCCTCATACAGCACAGCAGTTATAACGGGAGACACAGTATGTAACTGTAACATAACTCCAATATTTCATATAGTCTCGGACATCGGCCTCATACAGCACAGCAGTTATAACGGGAGACAAAGTATGTAACTGTAACATAACTCCAATATTTCATATAGTCTTGGACATCGGTCTCATGCAGCACAGCAGTTGTAACGGGAGACATAGTATGTAACTGTAACATAACTCCAATATTTCATATAGTCTTGGACATCGGTCTCATGCAGCACAGCAGTTGTAACGGGAGACATAGTATGTAACTGTAACATAACTCCAATATTTCATATAGTCTTGGACATCGGTCTCATGCAGCACAGCAGTTGTAACGGGAGACATAGTATGTAACTGTAACATAACTCCAATATTTCAGATAAACGATTccgttagtaatttaaaatgtttacttaccaataaaaactatacaatttattcAATAGTTGCATGAAGACGCACACCAGAAGCTTTGCGTTTAGCTCTTGGAAACTTCACTTGAAGAGCTCGCTTGCATTATTGGTAGTATTAATCCATATTGCACTATTTCCGGTGGCATATACTAATGTCTGAACAAAACGAATCTGAACGAAGACTCTGACTGAACGAACGGAGAGGGCACATCTTGTTGTGCTTCGGACCATACTCATAATGCtatctaacatttttttaaatttcagtagaGATATCAGGTCAGAAATCagtaaataaaaccaatattgttttaacCTATTATAATTACATGCAGTATAAATCAATTGTTACAATAGGCACATTCAACGTACtaactaaaacataattcaatgtatatttcaagtaaaaaattatatcattacaATTAAGAAAAATCTGTTTAGTACCTACTGAAAACATAATTAAGGATTATGTGTTTACAAaacatagttttgtaaacaaaGAACTACAGTGTTGTGTAACgatgaaatatttggaaattaaaaacagGGGAACTCAATTATGAAGTTGGAcatgaatatataattacatactaTTAATGATatgcataattaataataatacacgGTATAAATTGAGAAACAACAAATACTACTACCACCATGTTCATAAATACTATTTAGTACGATTTTTGACAACTAAAACTTACATTAATTAGTAGAgtcatttcaataaatatatagcaTTGGAATTGGCATATTGcacaaaatataatacttacactattttggctgagcattagctaaATCAATCATTCCAGGGactgaacaattttatttatatcagtctGTAGGATATCTTtagaacaaactgacctacagGATTTTGGAAAAATCTTCGTTTATGTATACGGAACATTAATTTTGGTGTTAATTAATGTCACATCATGTAAAGTGTAATGTACGCATTTTCTAAATAATCAGCTCAACCAAGTTAATTTCTAACTGATTTGCACCGCATATAATAGATTACAATGATTGAGTTAGTTACGATAAATCAAATCACGATgaactgtattatattttgaaagtgGTCGATCAAAATTATCCCGTAAACTCGAGGTTACTCCGATAGACAATCAATTATCTGGCTCTGCTGGTAACAATCTTGCGGGATATTATTTGGGAAAAAGAATAGTAACCTTTTGAATTATATTGTTGCaactctaataaataaaaatgttttaggtaATCTAAAATAAAGTACTTGATTCTTgcgttgttttataaataatggaaaGGAATTATCTTGACATTGTCCTTAAGGGTTTATTTCCTTTTTGTGAAAAGCAGTTTTTCTTTGACATGATATAAATTAAGGATCTCGGTTTAACGCTAATTTGGGGTCAGTTCGTTATCCGATCCTACAGTAGCAAGTATGGCAGTAGCATTTCGTGTGTTATCATCCCTTCGTGGAATATTGGCTTtgtttcaaattccaattttttgcTGCCTGGTACTTTTAGGTTACATTTGAAAATTACAGTATGATATTAGATCGTCCATTATGCAAAGGAGtggaaaatttattattattatttttaaactagtatGAATCTAAGGGTGAAATTTGGGGAAGACGTTCCAGACTAGGACTAGATACATAATGCATTCTTTGAGGCTGGTAGGGAGGATGTTGTCTATTTACGGCCAAAATGTCAGAAGCTCTCGCTTTACTCCGAACTCGACTTATTAAAACTATGTCTATGGTGGGAGTTCTACATTGCGAGCTCTTCCACGCTCTCTCACTCTCACAGTTCGGCTATCACTTCAGGTACTAGCGGTTTTTTATGTAGAACAAAAAGTACCTAGTGTGCTATGCAGAACATTGCAGATTccattttttttggtaatttttctgAAACTTGTCAAAAAATTATCGATCCGGAGATAagtggttaaataaataataagaaacatataGCAAATCAGGTATATCGATGGATGGACCTCTCTGAGATATCGAGTATAACCATTCCGAGTGTGGCGTTCATTTTCTATTGTCGCGACAGCCAGCTACTCCCAGATTTGCTCAAAAAAATAACCTGTAAGCGTGGCGCGGCCCGGCGTGGCATGGCGTGGCGTAATCGAGCGATTGTGCTAAAACAACAAAGTTTAGGTCATTTATGATCTGTCTTGCTGACGAAGACATGGTACGATCATTAGCCCAGTCAATCTAGGTAAAAAATCATGCAAACACCGGAAATGCGAGGTATAAAGCTGAATTTTGGCAAAGATGTTCTTTATGATATCCTTGACCATATACTAAAAGTCCCCTACCGTCCCTGTGTGCTTCTTCCGGTATAACGAAAATAGGTGGGAGGGGGGGGCGAGTATTACTTAAACGCTTACTGCTTTAGAACGGTaagatatacagaaatataaaaaactgatttagatTCAGTAAAATGTGGCCATTAATAAAGGTCATGTGATAAAATGTGATAACTGTAACCGTtaagcattaataattaatttatttattgttttactttctttttagcTAGAATTGTGTTATAATGCTATATTCTAGTGTTATTTCTTGATGTAACAAAGTTGTAAAAGCTCTATTACATGTTAATAAAGTATACACAACTTATAGACAATCGTGAGTGTTTACTTAATAGCGAAGCCGGAcgcccgccgcgccgcgccggcaCGGTGCGATGACAGCGGTCGCGGTGCGGCAGAGGCACAGTCATCGCTAACAGGATTCAACGTGAACGGCGTGTCGCGCATGCGTTCTTGAACATGTTTACAACTGCACTGTAGTTGAGGCGGAGTGCCCGTTCTGTTTACACCCAGTGCGtgcgttttgttaatatttcacgtTGTGTGCGTGCGTGTCTTTTGAAGTGATGTTAGTGTACTTTCAGATTGgttgtattttttgcattaaatatggaaatagattttttttttgtgtgcCCATGGCTTTGGTGCTGGTTGTGATTCTAAAAACACACTGAATATTGTTAGCGTAACTGAGAAAGGTGTAGAAGGACTAAAAAGTGCAAGTGAAAAACGCGGAGATGGCTTACATGACAAGTTTAGTACAGTTACAGACCTGAAAGTTCATGATGTTTGCCGAAAGAATTATACCAGACCTACAAGCATTAAGaagtatatatctaaaaatgttggaAGTGAAGTTTCAAGTGAACCGTCAACCTCGTATAGAACAAGATCTACAGAAGTAGAAGGTTTCGATATTAAAACTCATTGTTTATTCTGTGCTAAGCATATAGATTTCCAAGCAATAAAAAAGCGGGCTTTAAAGTATAGGAATTCAGCTCATCACGTTGAAACATTGACAGTGCAGACTAGAATTCTCAACATTGCTTGCATTCGTGGTGATGATTGGGGCAGAGAAGTAGACACACGTGTCCGTGCAGCCGGTGATCTAGTTGCTGCTGAAGCCATTTACCATGGAAACTGTTTAACtcagttttttaagttaaaaaaaaaatacgaagTCCGATGATAATGATTACAAACATGATGcctttttaaagttgtgtaataggTTAAATGAAAACGACGAATGCCAGTACAGTTTAAGAGAACTTTCAGATATCATGGACACCTTTTTGGATGGAAAAGATGGATATACTACTAAACATCTAAAGAACAAACTTATTGACCATTATGGCTCCGATATAATTATTACTGACATACCTGGGCGCAGTACAATAATCAGCTTCCGAATGGCAACACATAGAATTTTACATGATATGTGGTATGAAGACAGAAAATCCAATCCCGAAGAAGAGCAACTGAGGATAATTTCTGCTGCTGCTGAAGTAATT
Protein-coding sequences here:
- the LOC124374827 gene encoding uncharacterized protein LOC124374827 gives rise to the protein MSPVTTAVLHETDVQDYMKCSKIMIHAPEDKKANANFTAYFKNEVTPPLQVSYRQEEVGCGHINDIYDDGQYQVYFLNVNKAVCIYRCPIAPTKGVATAGALVSVANQNSPDVVAEVQSCKESLASVGFTGHLVNVDKCSA